The Streptomyces sp. ICC1 DNA window GGGTCCAGCGGGCCTTGCCGTCCGCCTTGGCCCAGTACAGCGTGGTGTCGGCGGCCTGCATCAGCGCGGTCGCCGAGGTCCCGTCGGCCACCCGCTCCACCACCCCGATCGACGCGGAGACCGACAGCCGCTGCCCGGCCAGGTCGAACGGCTCCTGTACGGCGGCCAGGACGCTCCGCGCCAGGTCCGAGAGCTCCTCGGTGCCGGTGGAGTCCTCGACCAGCAGGGCGAACTCGTCCCCGCCGAGCCGCGCCACGAGGTGCCCGCCGGCGCGCCCGTAGCCGGACTGGTCGGCGCACCGCGTCAGCCGGGCGGCGACGGCGGCGAGCAGCCGGTCGCCGACCCGGTGGCCCATGGTGTCGTTGACGGCCTTGAACCCGTCGAGGTCGAGGTAGCACAGCCCGATCCGGCCGGTGCCGCCCTGCTCGTACGAGGAGACCTCCAGGGCGGCGGAGAGCCGCTCGAAGAACAGCGCCCGGTTGGGCAGCCGGGTCACCGGGTCGTGCATCTGGAGATGGCGCAGCCGGGCCTGCAGATCGCGCCGGTCGCTGATGTCGGCGACGGACAGCAGGACGTCGCCGGTCCCGGGGACGGGCCCGAGGGTGACCTCGGTCCACAGCGAGTGCCCGTCGGGGTGCTTGAGCCGGCGGGTGCAGCGCAGCCGGGCCTGCCGCCCGCGCAGCACCTCCTGGTAGGCCTGCCAGGTGCGGGCCTCGGAGGCCAGGTCCACCAGGTCGGCGGCGGACCGCCCGGCGAGGGCCCGCGGCTCGGCGCCGAGCATGCCGGCCAGGGCCTCGTTGGCCCAGACGACGTGGCCGGAGCGGTCGACGACGGCCATGGCGAGGTGGGCCGCGTCGAAGGCGGCCCGGTAGTCGGCTTGGTGGTCGGCCCGGTCCGGGGTGGCCGTCGCCGACGGTCCCGGATGACGCTGTGTCATGGCCGATCGGATGTTGTCGGCCGCCGAACCGGTTCCCTCTGAGGTTCCGCTCACCGTTGGCTCCCGCAGTGCGTGTGGGTGTCCGTGCAGGAAAGTGTGCCGATCATAGAGGCTCCCGGACGGCCCTATCCAGCGGCGTCGCCGTTCGTGGCGCGGGAGTTACGCGTGATGACGGAGCGTCGGCCCGAGGGTGCGTGATCGTTTCCGCACGTCTCTGAGCATGCGGAGGCCGCTGCTGATCCGACCTGATCGGTCGTGACGTTCTGTAGGCGGCCGCGTGAACCCCCGCGTCACCGGCTTGCCCTAGTCCTCACTCGTGTGGGGCAGCGGAACAGGCATTAATCAGACAATCGCCCCAAGGTGGATGAAGAGGGATCAATCCACCACCGGAGGTCGATGTGCCGCGACAGCAGACACCCGGGGGAGTGGACCGCTCCCACATGCGGACCGCGGCGGCGGCGCTCACCTCCCTCTCGGCGCTCGCCGCCATGTCGCTCGTCGCGGGCCCGGCGGTCGCCGCACCCGGAGCCGGACCCTGTGCGCTGACCCGCACCGCGGCCCACCACTCCCTGGGCCTGGACAGCTGGAACGGTGCCTACCCCAAGCCCGAGCGCACCCTGAACGCGGTCATGGTCTTCCTCTCCTTCCCGGACCACCGCACCACCCTCACCACCGAGCAGCTCACGGGCGACTACTTCCCGGCGACCAGCGAGTTCTTCGAGCAGGCCTCGTACGGCCGGTTCCGGCTGGCGCCGCACCCGCAGAAGCGCTGGACCAAGATGCCGAAGCCGTCCACCGCCTACGGGATACAGCGCGACTGGGCTCCCGCGGACCGGGCCGCCTACCTGCGCGACGCCGTCGCCGCGGCCGACCCCGAAGTGGACTTCGCCCGGTACGACGTCGTGTACTTCGTCGCCGACCCGGAGGCCCCCGGGGTCGACTCGGACGCCACCAAGGTCGTCAACTTCGACCGCCCGATCAGCGCGGACGGCACGGAACTGCGCCGCATCGTGACCGTCTTCGAGAAGCACCCGCCGGACCGCAACGTGCTGGCGCACGAGACCGGGCACGTCTTCGACCTGCCCGACCTCTACCACCGGCCGACGGACGGCAAGGGCGACTGGGACACCTACGTGGGCGACTGGGACGTCATGGGCAGCCAGTTCGGCATGGCCCCGGACCTCTTCGCCTGGCAGAAGTGGAAGCTGGGCTGGCTGGACGCCTCCCAGGTCGACTGCGTGCCCTCGGGCTCCTCCCTGCACACCCTCCAGCCGCTGTCCGAGGCCCCGCCCCGGGGCGGTACGGGCGGCACCCGGCTCGCGGTGGTCCGTACGGGCGCCGGAAGCGTCATCGCGATCGAGGCGCGGGGCTCCGCCGGCAACGACGGGGAGACGTGCACCGAGGGCGTGCTCGTCTACCGCGTCCGCAACGAGGCGGCGTCCGGCGGCGGGCCGATCGAGGTCGTGGACGCGCACCCGGACACCGAGGCGTGCTGGGACCGCTCGGTGTACCCGCCGCTGGCGGACGCGCCCCTGGAGGTGGGGGAGACGTTCACGGTGCCGGGGGAGCGGATCACGATCGAGGTGGCGGACCGCACGCAGTCGGGCGCCTACACGGTGAAGATCACCACGTAGACCGGGCGAGAACGAGGCGGCGTCCGGGGCCGCCGCGCGGCCCGGTCGCCCGCGGGCACAAGAAAAAGACCCCCACTTCCGTGGGGGTCTTTCTCCGTCTGTGCGCCGCCAGGGACTCGAACCCCGGACCCGCTGATTAAGAGTCAGCTGCTCTAACCAACTGAGCTAGCGGCGCTTGGTGACGAGGAAGACATTAGCACCCCGACCGGCGATCGGAAAAATCGATATCCGCAGCTCGGGTGGCACGGACGAACGCCCACAGCAGGGCCTCCGGCCCGGGCAGCCAGGGCAGCCCGGTGTCGGGCGCCACGAGCCACCGGGACGGCCCGGGCGTGGCCGCCAGCGGGGGCACGGTGACGGCGTCGCCGCGGCCGTGGCAGAGCGGGGCCGTCCGACTTGTATAAGAGCCAGGCCCCAACCCACCCAGCCGACGAGCAGGCGGCATCCCCGCCGGATACGGCAACCGAGAACCCTGGGCTCGATGGCGGCGGCACACCTCCTGAGGGCGAGCAGGGGCCGGACGATCCGCCCCGGCCGGCGAGCTGAACGCCGCCGCAAGACGAGCGATGCGCCGTCCGCTCCCCATTTTCCCACCGTGGAGCCTATTGTTAAAGAATGAGCAAAGCCGAGCATGAGACCGGACCACAAGGGGCGCTTGTGTGCCCGGTCTGCAAGCACACCGTGCCCACGGCCGTCCAGAGAAGGCACAAGACGCTCGGAGTCTTTGTGCCCGTATGGGGACCGGGCCCCTGCCACAACCCCGACTGCCCCGAATATCTGGAGAACCCGCAGCAGACCAGGCCTCAGGACCACTGACACAGGGCGTCCCGACAGCCCGGTTCCGCGGCGCGCCCGAGCGATCCCAGAGCGGCGCTTCCACGCGCTTGAAGCCGTCGCCGGCAAGGGCACCGCACTGCTCTGGGGCGGCGACCGCCCTTCCGCGCCGGGCTCCTCGCCTCCCTGAGCCGCCACGCCGAGCGCAGGCACCGGGCCCTTCTCCAGAGCCCGACCGAGGCCTTCCGGCGGCACCGCCGCGAACAGGCGCGCAGGGCACGGCTGCTGGGCATGCTGCCCATTCCGTACGAGGACGACTGGACGATCCCGCTGCGCCGCGCGCCCGGGGTGCGGGGGGGCATGCGTCCACGCGCACGGCCCGTCCGGCAGAGCCGGGTATCGGCTCGCCGCGTGAACTGCTCGGAGTGATCGGCGCGCACGAATGGAACCGGCCGGACTCCCGGACACCTGGAGCCGGGCGGCGAAGGCCGGCCGATCCTCTCCGGCCTCGCGGAACGCCTCGGACTGCGCAGCCGTACAGAACTGCCGGACGCGATCGCCGCAGCGGACCCGCGCGTGGTGGCCCGCACGGTCACGAAGCCGCGCCACCCGCGTGCGGCAGACCGACGGACCCCGTACAAGAGCCCGCGCGGGCGAGATCACGTCGCTGTAGCGCCTCGGGACTGTCTGAGTATCCAGCGGTGAGAGGTTCTGATCCGATTGAATGAATGCCGTGACACATGCTCCGGGGTTCACCGAGGAAGACCTGCGCCGGCTGGCGGGGGCGCGCTCCTTCGAGCGGGGGTTCGGCTATCTGTCCGCGGTGTCCCGGCTGGAGATCGGGGACTCCGCGATCACTGCGACCGTGGACGGCACCGACGCCTACGAGGTCGAGCTGACCGAGGACGAGGAGGGCGGGCTCACCGGCTGGTGCGACTGCCCGTACGGGCAGGAGGGGAACTTCTGCAAGCACTGCGTGGCAGTGGGCCTGACCGTCCTGGGGCAAGCCGAAGCCGTGCCTCGGCAGCGGTCGGCCGCCGCATCGCGTACCAGGTTGCTGGACTCCTGGCTGGAGTCCCGGACCCGGGAGGAGCTGCTTGCCCTGGTACGGGAACAGCTCGCCGACAACCGTGACCTGCGCCGCCGCCTGGAGCTGCGCGCGGCCACCGCCGGGGAGGACGCCGGCATCGTCCGCGAGCGCATCCTGAGCCTCCTCGACACCCGGCTCTTCGCCCGCCACGGCTACGTCGAGTACGCCGATGCCCACGCGTACGGGCGGCAGGCGGCGGAGGCGGTCACCGCCCTGCGCACGCTGACGGCGAGCGGCCGGTCGGCGGACGCGGTGGAGGTGGCCCGCGAGGCGCTCCGGACCTTGGGCAGGACGTACGGGGAGATCGACGACTCGGACGGCCTGATCGGGGACGTCGCCACCGGGCTGGCCGAGGCCCATCTGGAGGCCTGCCGGAACGCCAGACCCGACCCCGTGGAAACCTCCGAATGGCTGGTGCGCCATCTGCTGGACGACGCGAACGACGCCATTGACACGGACCTCTTCGACTACCGGGACGTACTGGGTGAGCCGGGCATGGCCCGGGCTCGCGAACTGGTGGAGGCCGCCTGGCGGGCCAACCCCAAGGGGTCGGCGGAGAAGTTCCTCATGGAGCGCCTCCTGAAGGCGGACGGCGGCAGCCTGGACGCACTGGTCGCCGTCCACGCGGCAGACCTCGCCCCGACCGGCCACACCCACCTGGTGATCGCCAAGGAGCTGGAGGCGGCGGGCCGCGCGGCAGAGGCCCTGGACTGGGCCGAACGCGGCCTGCGGGAGACCGAGTCCGACTGGGGTCCGGACGAAGAGCTGGTCACCTTCGTCTGCGACCGGTACGCGCGGACCGGCCGCCTGGCCGACGTGGTCGCGATCCGCCGGGACCTACTGCGGGCCCGCCCCTCGCTGGCCGCCTACCGGCAACTTCGTACGGCCGCCCGTGCGGCCGGGACCTGGGAGGGTTCCGAGCGCGCGGGCGCCTTGGAGGTGCTGAAGGCCGCCGACCAGCTGAACAAGGGCCGCTGGTACGGCGGCTCGGTGCTGCTCGACGCGCTCATGGATGACGCCGACCTCGAAGCCGCCTGGCAGACCGCCGCCGACGGGTACGCGGACCAGCGGCAGTGGCTGGCCCTCGCCGACCGGATCCGTGACCGTCGACCGGCCGACGCGCTGACCGTCTACCTGCGCTGGATCGAGCCACTGCGCAAGCAGACCGGCGACAGCACCTACGAACGCGTGGCGGAACTGCTGCTCAGCGCCCGCGCCTGTCACCGCACGCTCGGTACCGAGGCCGAGTTCGCCACCTATCTGGCCGCCCTGCGCGCCGATCAGAAACGCAAGCGGAAGCTGATGACGACTCTCGACCAGCACGGACTCTGAACGGTCGATCACGTCCCCGCCAGCGGAAATCCTCGTTCAGAGGCAGCGTCCGCTGGGGAGAATCTGGGGAGAATGAAGCGCCGCTGGGGAGTGGCTGGGGAGAATCGGCCGTATCAATGGGCAGCACGACGAAAGGGCGGGAAAGGCTGATCGTTGCAGGCCAGGGGGATCGACAGTCGATTTCCACAGGTCAGCGGCGTGCGGGTGACGACTTCACCATCGCCAGCCACGAACCTCTCACCCTGCGCGTCGAGTTCCTTCACGGCGCAGCCCACGGCGACAGCCTTTGGACGATCGCGGCCTACGAGTCACCCGTCGGCGAACGCCTCTGGCACGCCACCGCCACCCCCACTACGCCGGTCGAGATCATGCGGGTCCTCCTCGACAGCCTCAGCACCGAAGACTCCTGGGGCCTGGGCGCCGCCACCCCAATCGAGGAGAAGGACCTCGCCCACGCATCCCGCCCTCTGGAAGACGCGGGCTGGCCCCTGAAGTGCGGGGCCCGGCTGATCGACTGGACCGCGCCCACGAACGACGGGGCAGGCCTCCGCTTCGACACCCACGTCAAGCAGGGCAACCTCCTGCCGGCCTGGACCATCTGGGGCGGGAATACAGTCGACAGTCCTACATGGGCCATCCACCTCTCCACCCACGCCCCCACGTCCCTGATCCAGGACGTCGCCTTCGAACTCGCTCACGGCTCCAGCCGCCGGCCGCTTCCCCTCCGCACCAGCGCCGCCCGCTCGGCCAAGAAGCCGGGCGTCGTACCGCCTGCACCTGCTGGACACCGGCCGGCCTTCCGACGCTGAGCAGCGCGGCTCGGCAAGGCCGCCAGGCACCGCATGCGGCCTCACCCGTGGTGACGACGGCCTCGACGGCCAACACGCAGGTGAGCATTCCTTACACCTCGTTGCGCGGGGTCGAGGAGCTACTGAGCCTTTTCCAACCTCATGTTGAGGCGTGGTGGAGGACGAGGACGGCCTTCACGATGTCGGTGATCCGGTTGGTGCTGCAGCGGAGCTTCCGTAGGAGGCGCCAACCCTTCAGCACGGCCATGGAATCGCACGCTCCGGACCTTTTCGACCCCCTCGCCGGGGTCCCGGAGGCGCCGCCGGGCGGCCCGGATTCCCCTTGTGGCCGTGCGCCTGAAATAGTTCCCCCGGATGTTCGCCATCCCTAGACTCCCAGACGTCATGGGGGATTCTCGGGGGACTTAAGTGGGGCTGGAGTGCCGGAACTCGTACTGGAATTGAATGGAAGGACCTGGACGCTCGATCCGTCCAGGTCGTACTCGCTGGGGCGCGACCCCCAGGGAGACGTGGTGATCGATGACGCCCGGGTGTCGTGGCGGCACGCCACCATCGCCTGGAACGGGCGGGGTTGGGGGATCGAAGACCACGGCAGCACCAACGGCACGTATGTGCGCGGGGCGAGGGTCCAGCAGGCCGAGCTCGTCCCCGGCACGCCGGTGCACCTCGGCAACGCCACCGACGGGCCGCGGCTGAATCCCGTCGCCGGCGCGGCCGCGGCCGCCCAGGCGCCGCAGCCGGCCGTGGCGCAGCAGTCGCCCGCGCAGGCGTACGCGCAGCAGCCGCAGCACCAGCAGCCGCAGCAGTCCTGGGAGCACCAGGCGCCGCCGCAGCAGCCTCAGCAGCCGCAGCAGGTACCGCACCAGCAGGCACCGCAGGCGCCACAGGCCCAGCCGTTCCCGCAGCAGCAGGGCGGCGGCGGGGCCCCGGGCTACGGCGACCACCGCAGCCCGACGACGTTCCACCAGCTCGCGCTGGGCCACGTCATCCGGATCGGCCGTGCGCTGGAGAACGAGCTGGTGGTCTCCGACCTCCAGGTCTCCCGCAACCACGCCGAGTTCCACTCGATGCCGGGCGGCCGCTTCGAGATCCGCGACCTCGGCAGCCACAACGGCACCTACGTCAACGGTCAGCCGCTGGCGAAGTCCGGCACGGCGCTGCTCGGCCCGAACGACATCGTCGGCGTCGGCCACTCCACCTTCCGGATCGTCGGCGACCGGCTCGAGGAGTTCGTCGACACCGGCGACGTCTCGTTCTCGGCCCGCCACCTCACGGTCACGGTCGAGGGCGGCAAGCAGATCCTCAAGGACGTCACCTTCGGCGTCCCGGAGAAGTCGCTGATCGGCGTCATCGGGCCGTCCGGCTCGGGCAAGTCGACGCTGCTCAAGGCGCTGACCGGCTACCGGCCGGCCAACGAGGGCGACGTCCTCTACGACAACCGCAACCTGTACAAGCAGTTCGCGGAGCTCCGCCAGCGCATCGGCCTGGTCCCGCAGGACGACATCCTGCACAAGGAGCTGCGGGTCCGCACGGCCCTGAAGTACGCGGCCAAGCTCCGCTTCCCGGGCGACACCGCCGAGTCCGAGCGCGCCGCCCGCATCGACGAGGTGCTGCGCGAGCTCAAGCTCGACATCCACAAGGACAAGAAGATCACCGCGCTCTCGGGTGGTCAGCGCAAGCGCGTGTCCGTGGCCCTGGAGCTGCTGACCAAGCCGTCGCTGATCTTCCTGGACGAGCCGACCTCCGGCCTCGACCCGGGCATGGACCGCGACGTCATGCAGCTGCTGCGCGGCCTCGCCGACGACGGCCGCACGGTCCTCGTGGTCACCCACTCCGTCGCCGAGCTGGCCATCTGCGACAAGCTGCTGGTCATGGCGCCGGGCGGCTCGGTCGCGTACTTCGGTCCGCCGGACGAGGCGCTGAACTTCTTCGGCTACACGACCTGGGCCGATGTGTTCTCCGCCTTCGAGAGCTACCGGGACTACGACTGGGCCGGCCGCTGGAAGGGCTCGCAGCACTACCAGCTGTACGCGGCCGACATCGACGCGGTCGCCCCGCAGTCGGTGCAGCCCGCCGTGCAGCAGACCCGGCCGCCGAAGCCGCAAGCCTGGGGCTCCCAGCTCTGGACGCTGATCCGCCGCTACGTGTCGGTCATCGCGTCCGACAAGGGCTTCATCGGGCTGATGCTGATCCTCCCGGCGGTCCTGGGCGTGGTCTCCACGGTCATCCCGGCGAAGTTCGGCCTCGCGGCCCCGCCGACCGGCTTCAACACCGCGGCGGGCACGATCGTGCTGATCCTCGCGGTCGGCATGTGCTTCTCGGGCGCCGCCAACTCCGTCCGCGAGCTGATCAAGGAACGGGTGATCTACGAACGGGAACGCGCGACCGGCCTGTCCCGGTCGGCCTACCTGATGTCGAAGGTGATCGTCCTCGGCGTCATCACGGCCGTCCAGGGCGTGATCATCTGCGGGATCGGCTTCTTCCCGCGCGATCTGCCGACCGAGGGCCTGTTCATGCCCCCGGCCGTGGAGGTCTGCCTGTCGATCACCGCGCTCGGCTTCACGTCGATGATGTTCGGCCTGGTCATCTCCTCGCTGGTGAAGACCTCCGAGAAGACGATGCCGCTGCTGGTCATGTTCGCGATCGTCCAGGTCGTCTTCACGGGCGTCCTCTTCCAGCTCTACGACTCCCCGGGTCTGGAGCAGGCCGCCTGGCTGATGCCGTCCCGCTGGGCCGTCGCCGCCGCCGGCACCACGCTGCACCTCACCGAGCTCATGGCGCCGTGGGACCGGGAGCACCCGGAGAACACCGACCCGCTCTGGGACGCCACGGTCGCCCAGTGGAGCTTCGACATCATCGTCCTGGTCCTGCTCGGCATCGCCTGCGGCTTCCTGGTCGCGCGCCTGCTGCGCCGCCACGAGCCCGAGGTCATGCGCAAGTAGCGCGTGACGCCGCCGTACGGACGCCCACGGGCGCGCACGGCACGCACGAACGCCTCAGGGCGGCCCCGGGACACCGGGGCCGCCCTGAGGCGCATGGGGGGCTTGGGAGGACGGCAGCGGCCTAGTAGGCGCTGTTGACGTTGTCCATGGAGCCGTAGCGGTCGGCGGCGTAGTTGCACGCGGCGACGATGTTCGCGACCGGGTCGTACTGGTCGAACTTGGTGCCCTTGACGTGGTACGCCTTGAAGGTCGGGGCGATGACCTGGAGCAGACCCTTGCTGGGGATGCCGTTCTGGGCGTTGATGTCCCAGTTGTTGATCGCCATCGGGTTACCGCTGGACTCACGCATGATGTTCTTGTGGATCCCGGCGTAGCTGCCCGGAATGCCCTCCTTCTTCATGATGAAGAGGGCTTCCTTGATCCAGCCGTCCAGGTTGTTCGCGAAGACGGGGGTGCGGGCGGCGGAGCGGCTCGCGGCCTCCTTCTGCGCGCGGTCCTTCTTCGCGTCCGCCTCGGCCTTGGCCTTGGCGGCGTCCTTCGCGACCTTGGCCTGCTTGTCGGCGACGACCTGCTGAACGGTGAGGTGCTCCTGCACGGCCTGCGTCTGCGCGCCGTCGACGACCTTGGACCAGGCGACGGGGGCGGTGGCCACGACCGTCTCGGTCTCAGCG harbors:
- a CDS encoding EAL domain-containing protein; the protein is MSGTSEGTGSAADNIRSAMTQRHPGPSATATPDRADHQADYRAAFDAAHLAMAVVDRSGHVVWANEALAGMLGAEPRALAGRSAADLVDLASEARTWQAYQEVLRGRQARLRCTRRLKHPDGHSLWTEVTLGPVPGTGDVLLSVADISDRRDLQARLRHLQMHDPVTRLPNRALFFERLSAALEVSSYEQGGTGRIGLCYLDLDGFKAVNDTMGHRVGDRLLAAVAARLTRCADQSGYGRAGGHLVARLGGDEFALLVEDSTGTEELSDLARSVLAAVQEPFDLAGQRLSVSASIGVVERVADGTSATALMQAADTTLYWAKADGKARWTLFDPERNAHRMTRQALSSTLRPAVERGEFTLEYQPLVDLESGVVRGVEALVRWKHPQFGVLTPNRFIGIAEEDGSIVQLGRWVLRTACRQARRWQIEQPSDSPVFVSVNVAVRQVWDSDLVGDVAEILAETGLAPQLLQLELTESAVMGSAGRPLQALQALSDMGVRIAIDDFGTGYSNLAYLSRLPVSVLKLDGSFVRGFRYEEGSHPNPADETIVEALVQLAHRLGLTVTAECVETAGQAARLRRVGCDTGQGWLYSRAVAPELIAEMIAARPVGPLP
- a CDS encoding M6 family metalloprotease domain-containing protein, which produces MPRQQTPGGVDRSHMRTAAAALTSLSALAAMSLVAGPAVAAPGAGPCALTRTAAHHSLGLDSWNGAYPKPERTLNAVMVFLSFPDHRTTLTTEQLTGDYFPATSEFFEQASYGRFRLAPHPQKRWTKMPKPSTAYGIQRDWAPADRAAYLRDAVAAADPEVDFARYDVVYFVADPEAPGVDSDATKVVNFDRPISADGTELRRIVTVFEKHPPDRNVLAHETGHVFDLPDLYHRPTDGKGDWDTYVGDWDVMGSQFGMAPDLFAWQKWKLGWLDASQVDCVPSGSSLHTLQPLSEAPPRGGTGGTRLAVVRTGAGSVIAIEARGSAGNDGETCTEGVLVYRVRNEAASGGGPIEVVDAHPDTEACWDRSVYPPLADAPLEVGETFTVPGERITIEVADRTQSGAYTVKITT
- a CDS encoding SWIM zinc finger family protein, coding for MTHAPGFTEEDLRRLAGARSFERGFGYLSAVSRLEIGDSAITATVDGTDAYEVELTEDEEGGLTGWCDCPYGQEGNFCKHCVAVGLTVLGQAEAVPRQRSAAASRTRLLDSWLESRTREELLALVREQLADNRDLRRRLELRAATAGEDAGIVRERILSLLDTRLFARHGYVEYADAHAYGRQAAEAVTALRTLTASGRSADAVEVAREALRTLGRTYGEIDDSDGLIGDVATGLAEAHLEACRNARPDPVETSEWLVRHLLDDANDAIDTDLFDYRDVLGEPGMARARELVEAAWRANPKGSAEKFLMERLLKADGGSLDALVAVHAADLAPTGHTHLVIAKELEAAGRAAEALDWAERGLRETESDWGPDEELVTFVCDRYARTGRLADVVAIRRDLLRARPSLAAYRQLRTAARAAGTWEGSERAGALEVLKAADQLNKGRWYGGSVLLDALMDDADLEAAWQTAADGYADQRQWLALADRIRDRRPADALTVYLRWIEPLRKQTGDSTYERVAELLLSARACHRTLGTEAEFATYLAALRADQKRKRKLMTTLDQHGL
- a CDS encoding DUF317 domain-containing protein encodes the protein MGSTTKGRERLIVAGQGDRQSISTGQRRAGDDFTIASHEPLTLRVEFLHGAAHGDSLWTIAAYESPVGERLWHATATPTTPVEIMRVLLDSLSTEDSWGLGAATPIEEKDLAHASRPLEDAGWPLKCGARLIDWTAPTNDGAGLRFDTHVKQGNLLPAWTIWGGNTVDSPTWAIHLSTHAPTSLIQDVAFELAHGSSRRPLPLRTSAARSAKKPGVVPPAPAGHRPAFRR
- a CDS encoding FHA domain-containing protein, translating into MPELVLELNGRTWTLDPSRSYSLGRDPQGDVVIDDARVSWRHATIAWNGRGWGIEDHGSTNGTYVRGARVQQAELVPGTPVHLGNATDGPRLNPVAGAAAAAQAPQPAVAQQSPAQAYAQQPQHQQPQQSWEHQAPPQQPQQPQQVPHQQAPQAPQAQPFPQQQGGGGAPGYGDHRSPTTFHQLALGHVIRIGRALENELVVSDLQVSRNHAEFHSMPGGRFEIRDLGSHNGTYVNGQPLAKSGTALLGPNDIVGVGHSTFRIVGDRLEEFVDTGDVSFSARHLTVTVEGGKQILKDVTFGVPEKSLIGVIGPSGSGKSTLLKALTGYRPANEGDVLYDNRNLYKQFAELRQRIGLVPQDDILHKELRVRTALKYAAKLRFPGDTAESERAARIDEVLRELKLDIHKDKKITALSGGQRKRVSVALELLTKPSLIFLDEPTSGLDPGMDRDVMQLLRGLADDGRTVLVVTHSVAELAICDKLLVMAPGGSVAYFGPPDEALNFFGYTTWADVFSAFESYRDYDWAGRWKGSQHYQLYAADIDAVAPQSVQPAVQQTRPPKPQAWGSQLWTLIRRYVSVIASDKGFIGLMLILPAVLGVVSTVIPAKFGLAAPPTGFNTAAGTIVLILAVGMCFSGAANSVRELIKERVIYERERATGLSRSAYLMSKVIVLGVITAVQGVIICGIGFFPRDLPTEGLFMPPAVEVCLSITALGFTSMMFGLVISSLVKTSEKTMPLLVMFAIVQVVFTGVLFQLYDSPGLEQAAWLMPSRWAVAAAGTTLHLTELMAPWDREHPENTDPLWDATVAQWSFDIIVLVLLGIACGFLVARLLRRHEPEVMRK
- a CDS encoding transglycosylase SLT domain-containing protein codes for the protein MSETSTPGHSRRLTKAHKLSLAGVATLGAASLAFSLVPAGAAETETVVATAPVAWSKVVDGAQTQAVQEHLTVQQVVADKQAKVAKDAAKAKAEADAKKDRAQKEAASRSAARTPVFANNLDGWIKEALFIMKKEGIPGSYAGIHKNIMRESSGNPMAINNWDINAQNGIPSKGLLQVIAPTFKAYHVKGTKFDQYDPVANIVAACNYAADRYGSMDNVNSAY